The Mycobacteriales bacterium genomic sequence GCAGGTGTCGGCCCGGGTGGTGGCGCTGGTGCGCGGCGCGACCAGTGCCGTGCTCGTGCTGCTCGCGGCCGGTGCGGTGCTCGGCGCGGTGTCGCTGCTGCTCCACCTCGACGACGCCGCGGACCTCGCCCGCGCATCCGCACCGGGTGCGGTGGGTGGCGTCGCGCTGCTGCTGCTCGGCCTCGCCCTCGTGCCCAACGCGGTCGTCTTCGGAGCGGCGTGGGTGGCCGGTCCGGGCTTCGCCGTCGGGATCGGGACCGTCGTCGCCCCGCTGTCGCACGAGCTCGGAGCCGTCCCCGCGCTGCCGCTGCTCGCGGCCCTGCCCTCCGGTCCCGCGCCCGTGCTGCTCGTGGTCGCGGTGCTCGCCGTGCCGGTCCTCGCCGGTGTCCTCGCCGGCCGCTGCATGTCCGCGCCGGGGCCGCTGCTCGCCGCGCGCGACGCGGCGCTGACCGGGCCCCTCGCCGGCGCGGCGATGGCGCTGCTGTGCCTGCTCGCCGGCGGGCCGCTCGGTGACGGCCGGCTCACCGAGGTCGGGCCGACGGCCTGGCTGGTCGGCCTGGTCATCGCGGCCGAGGTCGGCGTCGTGGCCGCCGCCACCGCCGCCCTCCGCCATCGCCGCTGACCCCGCCCTTACCCGGTCCCCACCCGGCGCGCGCCGGCCCCGGTCATGATCACCAGGCGATCTGCACGGCATCCGCCGGCGTGTCGCGTGCAGATCCCCTGATGATCACGCGGGGCGGGGCGGGGCCGGGCGGGGCGGGCGGGTCAGCCGCCGCTGACGCGCTCGCGCAGGGCGGCCTCGCAGCGGGAGACCTCCTGGTCGC encodes the following:
- a CDS encoding DUF6350 family protein, whose product is MTDTLDRNLERPSLRAGLPRPSRPTTPQRHPLTGGLTAALWAALAGLVALAVPVLVAWAADSRSGSGAGDAVRAAGQLWLVAHSTTLTVSGGALGLSPLGLAAVPFLLLARAGAHAARECDVRTWRELGLLAGAVAAPYSVVAAVVASLATTDAVAPAPVQALLGSLVVAALGTSVGAVRTTGLRPQVSARVVALVRGATSAVLVLLAAGAVLGAVSLLLHLDDAADLARASAPGAVGGVALLLLGLALVPNAVVFGAAWVAGPGFAVGIGTVVAPLSHELGAVPALPLLAALPSGPAPVLLVVAVLAVPVLAGVLAGRCMSAPGPLLAARDAALTGPLAGAAMALLCLLAGGPLGDGRLTEVGPTAWLVGLVIAAEVGVVAAATAALRHRR